The following are encoded together in the Candidatus Dadabacteria bacterium genome:
- a CDS encoding nucleoside 2-deoxyribosyltransferase: MKKQKTLYLANPYGFSAQQREGPLAVLVEVLESMGAEVWEPFSRNNQVDKAVAGWAYRIGQSDLRDVREADGLFAVVNGCPPDEGVMVELGMAIAWEKPVFLFRDDFRSCTDSEVYPLNLMLFAGMPEKGWEAYLYGSVEEITDPDKALARWLKDTE; encoded by the coding sequence ATGAAGAAACAAAAAACCCTGTATCTGGCTAACCCCTACGGCTTTTCCGCACAGCAGCGCGAAGGGCCCTTGGCGGTTCTTGTCGAGGTTCTGGAATCAATGGGAGCTGAGGTATGGGAGCCGTTTTCCCGGAATAATCAGGTTGATAAGGCGGTTGCCGGTTGGGCCTACCGGATCGGACAGTCGGACCTCAGGGACGTGCGTGAGGCCGACGGGTTGTTTGCGGTTGTCAATGGATGTCCGCCGGACGAAGGAGTTATGGTGGAACTGGGAATGGCTATTGCTTGGGAAAAACCCGTGTTTCTGTTCCGGGATGACTTCCGCAGCTGCACCGACAGCGAGGTCTATCCGCTCAACCTGATGCTGTTTGCCGGCATGCCTGAAAAGGGCTGGGAGGCTTACTTGTATGGTTCTGTAGAAGAGATAACCGACCCGGACAAAGCGCTGGCGAGATGGCTTAAAGATACGGAGTGA
- a CDS encoding arsenate reductase ArsC produces the protein MKENEPSHLRTYRVLFLCTGNLARSIIAESLLNHNSDGRFVGYSAGSHPRGEVHPHALDLLLGKGHAIENLRSKSWDEFEVEGVPSMDFVFTVCDNAAKEPCPVWPGRPVTAHWGLADPAGVEGTETEQLKAFEKAYDLLKERIAAFLALPFDSLDSVELRERLEKIRRRGSGTDGE, from the coding sequence ATGAAAGAAAACGAACCGTCGCACTTGCGAACCTACAGGGTGCTGTTTCTCTGCACGGGCAATTTGGCCCGTTCGATCATTGCTGAATCTCTTTTGAATCACAATAGCGACGGAAGATTTGTCGGCTACAGTGCGGGCAGTCATCCTCGGGGAGAAGTTCACCCCCATGCTCTTGATCTCCTGCTTGGCAAGGGACACGCCATTGAGAACCTGCGCTCCAAGTCTTGGGATGAATTCGAGGTGGAGGGCGTTCCTTCGATGGATTTTGTTTTTACAGTGTGTGACAACGCGGCGAAAGAACCTTGTCCCGTGTGGCCGGGCAGGCCGGTTACGGCTCACTGGGGTCTTGCGGACCCCGCGGGCGTTGAGGGAACTGAAACTGAGCAGCTAAAAGCTTTTGAAAAAGCCTACGACTTGCTCAAAGAGCGTATCGCTGCGTTTCTGGCCCTTCCGTTTGACTCGCTTGACAGCGTGGAACTTCGTGAGAGACTTGAAAAGATAAGGCGCCGTGGGTCTGGAACGGACGGAGAATAG